Genomic DNA from Caldicellulosiruptor hydrothermalis 108:
ACTTTTAAAGGCGGTGACAGTATTTAATGTCTCAGTTTCTAAAAAAGGTAGTCTTATATCTAATTATCTCAGCACTTTTTTTTGCAATACTTTTTACATACCCCTTGTATACATACTCACAGCAAGAGTCCACAGACAAACTTGGCTTGAGCGCAAAGTCAGCCATTTTAGTTGAAGCACATACGGGGCAGATTTTATTTGAAAAAAATCCGAATTTAATATGCTTTCCTGCAAGCACTACGAAGGTTCTCACAGCACTTGTTGCTATATCATATGAACATGATCTTAACAAGATATTTAAAGTTTCTTCAAAAGCCACAATGATTGAACCAGGAAGTAGCAGTTATTATTTGAATCCAGGTGAGACTATATCTTTCCAGGACCTCCTTTATGCAATGCTTTTGATATCTGCAAATGACGCAGCTAACGTGATTGCTGAAAATATAGCAGGTAGTATCCCCGAATTTGTTGAGAAAATGAACGAATACGCAAAAAGTATTGGTGCCGAGAATTCTCATTTTGTAAATCCAAATGGACTTCATTCGCCACAGCACTATACAACTGCTTATGATTTGAGCCTTATTGCAAGACAGGCTTATCAAAATGAAATATTAAGAAAGATATTTTCTACAGTTGAATATAGAATAACAACTGCTTCAATGCATAAAAAACCTGAGTGGCAGATAATTTATAATATAAACAAGCTTTTGCGAAAAAACTCTAAATATTATTACCCATATGCAACAGGAATAAAAACAGGGTATACAGCCCAGGCAAAAAGATGCTTAATTGCCTCTGCTAAAAAAGACGACATAGAACTTATTGCTGTTATTCTCTCTTCTGAAGATGCTTTTTCAGACGCAATTAAGCTGTTTAATTACGGCTTTAACAACTTTAAAAGAGAGAAACTTTTTTCAGAGAATCAAATTGTCGGAAAGGTATTAATAGACAAAACAAACCATAAATGGCTGGATGGGTATCTCAAAACCCCTGTTTATGTCCTTCAAAATGTTTATTCTCCAGCAGAATCTGATTTAACATACACTGTAGACTTTTTAAAGGACCTGAAAATCCCAATATACAAGGACACAGTAATCGGGAATGTGTATGTGTACAGCAAGGGATATCTCATCAGTTCCATTCCTGTTCTTTCATATGAAAGCTATGAAATGCAAACTTCAAAGAAAATTTTACAGAATGTAAAAAAGGGATTGATAAAGGGTACTAAAGTAGTGATAGAAATCTTGGCAGGAGTTATTTTGTGTGTGTTACTATTTACAATAATAACTATAATTAGGTTTAAGCGTAAAAAAATGAGACTAAAACTCAGGTCGACAAAAACAATAGATTTTTCAACACTACAAAACAGAAGATTAAAATAAAGAGGGCACAACTTAAATGCCCTCTTTATTATCTCACTACAATGTTAACAAGTCTATTTTTCACATACACAAACTTAACTATTTCCTTCCCATTCAAAAGCGCTTTAAGTTTCTGGTCATTGATAACTGCCTGTTTCACTTCTTCTTCTGTCATATCCACAGAGATGTTCATCCTTGACCTTACCTTGCCATTTATCTGAATAGCAATCTCTACGTTCTTTCGAACAAGAGCAGCTTCATCGTACTGCGGCCAACTTACCTCTTCAATGTCCTCACCAAACCCCATAATCTCCCATAGCTCACATGCAATGTGAGGTGTAAATGGATAAATCAATATTAATAAATTCCTGAGTGTATCTATAATTAAATCTTTATTTAATTTTCCATTCTCCTTATACTCATACAAGAAATTTAAAAGTTCCATGATAGTACTGATAGCAGTGTTAAAGTTGAACCTCTCTCCTATATCCTCTGTGACCTTTTTAATTGTATAATTTAATCTATATCTTAGTTCATCGTCAAGTTCAGACTCACCAATAAGATTATCATCTGCAAGTTTGTTTTTAAGTTCTATATAAAGTCTCCACAGCCTATTTAAAAACCTAAAACATCCCTCAACCCCTTGGTCTGACCACTCTAAATCTCTCTCTGGCGGTGCAGCAAAGAGTATAAACAGCCTTGCTGTGTCAGCTCCATACTTTTCTACTATGTCTTCAGGACTGACTATATTTCCAAGCGATTTTGACATCTTTGCTCCATCTTTTAACACCATGCCTTGCGTCAAGAGGTTCTTGAAAGGCTCTTCAAAAGGTACATAGCCAAGGTCATATAGCACCTTTGTAAAGAACCTCGAATACAGAAGATGCAATATAGCGTGTTCAACCCCGCCAATATACTGGTCAACAGGAAGCCAGTAAGAAACAAGCGATTTTTCGAAAGGTTTTTGATCATTTTTGGGGTCTGTGTATCTAAAATAATACCACGAGGAACATATAAATGTGTCCATTGTATCAGTTTCTCTCTTTGCAGGCTTCCCGCACTTTGGACATGTAGTGTTGACAAACTCTTCACAGTAAGAAAGTGGTGACTGGCCTGTTGGTTTGAACTCAACATTGTAAGGTAGCAAAACAGGCAAATCTTCCTCAGGTACAGGAACAACCCCACATTCATCACAATATACAATAGGAATTGGAGCTCCCCAATAACGCTGCCTGGATATTAACCAGTCTCTGAGTTTATACGTTACACATGCCCTGCCAACACCTTTTTGTTCCAGGTACTGTGTTATCTTTTTCATGGCCTCTGTGTTTTTAAGCCCATCAAAAATTCCAGAATTAATCAAAACACCTTCGTCTTCATAAGCATTTTGAAAATTTTCGATGTCAACACCCTCACCTTTTATTACAACTTTAATAGGAAGATTATATTTTTTTGCAAACTCAAAGTCCCTCTGGTCATGGGCTGGAACACCCATCACAGCCCCTGTTCCATAATCAACCAGCACATAATTTGCAATGTATATTGGCACTCTTTCACCTGTTAGAGGATGAATAGCATATCCACCCGTAAACCTTCCTTCTTTTTCTGTTTCTGTAGAAGTTCTTTCAATCTCATTTAGATATTGCATCTTTTCGATAAACTCAAGACACTCTCTCTCTTGAGGTTTTCCTGCTATTATCTCCTTTGTTAAAGGATGTTCTGGAGCCAAAACAAGGTATGTGACACCAAAAAGGGTATCAGGTCTTGTTGTGAATACTTTTATCTTTTTATTCAGTCCTTCAATTTCAAACTCAATCTCTGCACCTTCACTTCTTCCTATCCAGTTTTTCTGCATTATCTTTACCTTTTCTGGCCAGCCATCAAGCTTTTCTATATCACGAAGAAGTCTTTCTGCATAGTTGGTAATTCTGAAAAACCACTGCTCTAAATCTTTTTTACCAACAAGTGATTTACATCTTTCACATCTACCATTTACAACCTGTTCATTTGCAAGCACTGTCTCACATGATGGACACCAGTTCACATATGACCTCTTTCTATAAGCAAGTCCAGCTTTATAAAACTGCAAGAACATCCACTGAGTCCATTTATAATAATCTGGATGACATGTGGCTACTTCTCTATCCCAATCATAGCTAATTCCAAGTTCCATAAGCTGCCTTTTCATATTCTCAATGTTTGACCATGTCCAGTCAGAAGGATGAATTCCATGCTTTATAGCAGCATTTTCAGCGGGAAGACCAAACGCATCCCAACCCATCGGATGCAAAACGTTGTAGCCCTTTAACCTCATAAAACGTGCAAATACATCACCAATCGAATAGTTCCTAACATGTCCCATATGAAGTTTTCCTGAAGGATATGGAAACATCTCAAGGACATAATATTTTGGTTTTGGACTGTCCTCTGATACTTTGTATTTGTTCTGTGAAAACCATTTTTGCTGCCATTTCTTTTCAATTTCTTTAAAATTATATTCCATTTCTCATACCCCCATTGATTTTTTCATTTGAATCAGTTAGTTATTACTACAATGCTGCAATCTCAACCTTTTGAGCATCTATCCACAATCGTTCAAGGTTATAAAATTCTCTCTCTTTTTCGTGGAAGATATGAAGAATTATATCACCAAAATCTATAACAACCCACCTGAAACTTTCTTTTCCTTCAACTCTCAATATATGCACTGGTTCTTTTTCCTCTATTTCATCTACAATTGCTTTCACGTGCTGAACATTTGATGCACTGCATATAATAAAATAGTCAGCTATTATGGTTAGCTTTGAAATGTCCAAAACCACTATATCCTGAGCTTTTTTGTCAGATAGGAGTTTTACAATCTCATATATTTTTTGTTCCAATTTGCTTTTTTCACCCCTTTTTTTATTTTACTTTAATATAAATATCATACTTTTCCTCATAGTCTGGTGAATAAACCACCTGAAAAGTTGAAAGGTCAATGTCATTTCTTAATTGCTCAAGATATTTTCTGTTAATTCTCTTTAGCTCAATTGTAGAATTTTGAATACTCTTTTGACTTCCCAACCCCACATTTACATATCCTCTTGACTCAAGCTCACTTTTAAGCAAAGCTGCCTTTTCGCTACCACTTTCTCCTATCACTTTTATTCTGATATTCTCCTTTATTATCTCTGGCTCATTTAAATCTTCAACAAGCTGTTTGCATTTCTCTTCATCCAATATATAGTAAGAAACATTATCAATATACTTAGGATAGCCCGGTAGTACAGCTGTCATTATATTTTGGCTACTGAATTTACCTGCATTTTGGACAAACCAAATCATCTCA
This window encodes:
- a CDS encoding D-alanyl-D-alanine carboxypeptidase family protein; the encoded protein is MSQFLKKVVLYLIISALFFAILFTYPLYTYSQQESTDKLGLSAKSAILVEAHTGQILFEKNPNLICFPASTTKVLTALVAISYEHDLNKIFKVSSKATMIEPGSSSYYLNPGETISFQDLLYAMLLISANDAANVIAENIAGSIPEFVEKMNEYAKSIGAENSHFVNPNGLHSPQHYTTAYDLSLIARQAYQNEILRKIFSTVEYRITTASMHKKPEWQIIYNINKLLRKNSKYYYPYATGIKTGYTAQAKRCLIASAKKDDIELIAVILSSEDAFSDAIKLFNYGFNNFKREKLFSENQIVGKVLIDKTNHKWLDGYLKTPVYVLQNVYSPAESDLTYTVDFLKDLKIPIYKDTVIGNVYVYSKGYLISSIPVLSYESYEMQTSKKILQNVKKGLIKGTKVVIEILAGVILCVLLFTIITIIRFKRKKMRLKLRSTKTIDFSTLQNRRLK
- the rsfS gene encoding ribosome silencing factor — protein: MEQKIYEIVKLLSDKKAQDIVVLDISKLTIIADYFIICSASNVQHVKAIVDEIEEKEPVHILRVEGKESFRWVVIDFGDIILHIFHEKEREFYNLERLWIDAQKVEIAAL
- the leuS gene encoding leucine--tRNA ligase; translated protein: MEYNFKEIEKKWQQKWFSQNKYKVSEDSPKPKYYVLEMFPYPSGKLHMGHVRNYSIGDVFARFMRLKGYNVLHPMGWDAFGLPAENAAIKHGIHPSDWTWSNIENMKRQLMELGISYDWDREVATCHPDYYKWTQWMFLQFYKAGLAYRKRSYVNWCPSCETVLANEQVVNGRCERCKSLVGKKDLEQWFFRITNYAERLLRDIEKLDGWPEKVKIMQKNWIGRSEGAEIEFEIEGLNKKIKVFTTRPDTLFGVTYLVLAPEHPLTKEIIAGKPQERECLEFIEKMQYLNEIERTSTETEKEGRFTGGYAIHPLTGERVPIYIANYVLVDYGTGAVMGVPAHDQRDFEFAKKYNLPIKVVIKGEGVDIENFQNAYEDEGVLINSGIFDGLKNTEAMKKITQYLEQKGVGRACVTYKLRDWLISRQRYWGAPIPIVYCDECGVVPVPEEDLPVLLPYNVEFKPTGQSPLSYCEEFVNTTCPKCGKPAKRETDTMDTFICSSWYYFRYTDPKNDQKPFEKSLVSYWLPVDQYIGGVEHAILHLLYSRFFTKVLYDLGYVPFEEPFKNLLTQGMVLKDGAKMSKSLGNIVSPEDIVEKYGADTARLFILFAAPPERDLEWSDQGVEGCFRFLNRLWRLYIELKNKLADDNLIGESELDDELRYRLNYTIKKVTEDIGERFNFNTAISTIMELLNFLYEYKENGKLNKDLIIDTLRNLLILIYPFTPHIACELWEIMGFGEDIEEVSWPQYDEAALVRKNVEIAIQINGKVRSRMNISVDMTEEEVKQAVINDQKLKALLNGKEIVKFVYVKNRLVNIVVR